A single window of Usitatibacter rugosus DNA harbors:
- a CDS encoding SMP-30/gluconolactonase/LRE family protein: protein MEPQSISRRHFVSAASALAATAAAPAFAQWAPTTRYPDPSVIVLDPSFNKYRLALAGVERLATGCRWSEGPVYFGDGRYLLWSDIPNNRIVRWDEETGVVSNFRKPSGFANGNTRDRQGRLLSCEHGQRRISRTEYDGTVTTVIDKFDGKPLNSPNDIVCKSDGSIWFTDPPFGILGFYEGYKAEPQLPTNVYRVDGKTGKATVVTGEVNRPNGLAFSPDESKLYVVEAGANPRSMLVFDVVDGGTRLANKRVFFSPGAGSIDGMRVDTDGNLWCGWGMGSDELDGVMCVNPEGKIIGRIKLPERCANVAFGGPARNRLFMAASQSVYSVYLNTQGVLGG, encoded by the coding sequence ATGGAACCGCAAAGCATCTCGCGCCGCCACTTCGTCTCCGCCGCATCCGCACTCGCAGCAACCGCCGCCGCGCCGGCATTCGCGCAATGGGCGCCGACCACGCGCTATCCCGATCCGTCCGTGATCGTGCTGGACCCGTCGTTCAACAAGTACCGCCTGGCGCTCGCGGGCGTGGAGCGCCTTGCCACCGGCTGCCGCTGGAGCGAAGGGCCGGTGTACTTCGGCGACGGACGCTACCTGCTGTGGAGCGACATCCCGAACAACCGCATCGTGCGCTGGGACGAAGAGACGGGCGTCGTCTCCAACTTCCGCAAGCCCAGCGGATTCGCCAACGGCAACACACGCGACCGCCAGGGCCGGTTGCTCTCGTGCGAGCACGGCCAGCGCCGCATCTCGCGCACCGAGTACGACGGCACCGTCACCACGGTAATCGACAAGTTCGACGGCAAGCCGCTCAATTCGCCGAACGACATCGTCTGCAAGAGCGACGGCTCCATCTGGTTCACCGACCCGCCCTTCGGCATCCTCGGTTTCTACGAGGGCTACAAGGCCGAGCCGCAGCTCCCCACCAACGTCTATCGCGTCGATGGCAAGACCGGCAAGGCCACCGTCGTCACGGGCGAGGTGAACCGCCCCAACGGCCTCGCGTTCTCGCCGGACGAATCGAAGCTCTACGTCGTCGAGGCCGGCGCCAATCCGCGCAGCATGCTGGTCTTCGATGTCGTCGACGGCGGCACGCGCCTCGCCAACAAGCGCGTGTTCTTCAGCCCCGGCGCCGGAAGCATCGACGGCATGCGCGTCGACACCGACGGCAACCTCTGGTGCGGCTGGGGCATGGGCAGCGACGAGCTGGACGGCGTGATGTGCGTGAACCCCGAGGGCAAGATCATCGGGCGCATCAAGCTGCCGGAGCGCTGCGCCAACGTGGCCTTCGGCGGTCCCGCGCGCAATCGCCTGTTCATGGCCGCGTCGCAGTCGGTCTACTCCGTTTACCTCAACACGCAGGGCGTCCTGGGAGGATGA
- a CDS encoding SpoIIE family protein phosphatase, whose protein sequence is MAAEGGAPLRGAHEERPRAEGLRFLRRPGARRLKSLGGFRLAALLLVAALSYTLAVSPAWLQRFQAGVFDYYQRIFPLPRVQQPVVIVGIDEHSLREFGQWPWPRTRMGDLIRAISAGKPAAIGLDLFFPEPDRYSPGNLVAMMPGITSEAARLLMSLPTNDSLFANAITESPAPVILGISGENDADSITKQVPKSTPVRLFTQRELPIHQFKSHIGNVSVLVSAAASSALMNEGEQGAIVRRSPLVARLAGGTFGALGLETLRQGMQADLVVRDRGYGLIQIEMGEAKVLAQEDGTAWIRFGHHDDTRFVTAYDVMLGKIAEGQFENKIVLVGMMGLGVTDYKVTPLAEFNPGVEVHAQIAENLYNGVSLVRPSPMPRLEALILIVLGFLVVRFVPRTRAQYGFAIVVGGIGATLAAGLLLFAEFGILLDPIVPSLGALGAFGMMLVGTLANSERQRRQLREQAARVAGELDAAKRIQMGLLPNPAETLASERRVLVAALLEPARTVGGDFYDCFLIGDRYLFFVVADVSGKGLPAALFMASVKSQIKSSALQGGEVGAMLTRAQDEIERENPEQLFVTAFAGLLDLHSGRLEYANAGHEPPYARRPHSAPERLGESGGPPLGVVDEFRFPSAERTLVPGEWICVVTDGATEAMNPERAFFGVERLRTALGWVPDDVTPEDVIRRLRDDVRKFADGAEAPDDLTLLALQWKGN, encoded by the coding sequence ATCGCTGCTGAAGGAGGCGCGCCGCTTCGAGGAGCTCACGAGGAGCGACCACGCGCTGAAGGTCTCCGCTTCCTACGACGGCCTGGAGCTCGACGTCTGAAGTCCCTGGGCGGATTCCGTCTCGCCGCCCTCCTGCTCGTCGCAGCCCTTTCCTACACCCTCGCGGTTTCGCCGGCGTGGCTGCAGCGCTTCCAGGCCGGCGTCTTCGACTACTACCAGCGCATCTTCCCGCTGCCGCGCGTGCAGCAGCCCGTCGTCATCGTCGGCATCGACGAGCATTCGCTGCGCGAGTTCGGACAGTGGCCGTGGCCGCGCACGCGCATGGGCGACCTGATCCGCGCGATCTCGGCGGGCAAGCCCGCGGCCATCGGCCTCGACCTCTTCTTCCCGGAGCCGGACCGCTACTCGCCCGGCAACCTGGTGGCGATGATGCCCGGCATCACCTCCGAGGCCGCGCGCCTGCTGATGTCGCTGCCCACCAACGACTCGCTGTTCGCCAACGCGATCACCGAGAGCCCGGCACCGGTGATCCTCGGCATCTCGGGCGAGAACGACGCGGACTCGATCACGAAGCAGGTCCCGAAGTCGACGCCGGTGCGGCTGTTCACGCAGCGCGAGCTGCCCATCCACCAGTTCAAGAGCCACATCGGCAATGTCTCGGTGCTGGTTTCCGCGGCCGCGAGCAGCGCGCTCATGAACGAGGGCGAGCAGGGCGCGATCGTGCGTCGCTCGCCGCTCGTGGCGAGGCTTGCCGGCGGCACCTTCGGAGCCCTCGGGCTGGAGACGCTGCGCCAGGGCATGCAAGCGGACCTCGTGGTGCGAGACCGCGGCTACGGGCTGATCCAGATCGAGATGGGCGAGGCCAAGGTGCTCGCGCAGGAAGACGGCACCGCATGGATCCGCTTCGGCCATCACGACGACACGCGCTTCGTGACCGCGTACGACGTGATGCTCGGCAAGATCGCCGAAGGGCAGTTCGAGAACAAGATCGTGCTGGTCGGCATGATGGGACTGGGCGTGACCGACTACAAGGTGACGCCGCTCGCCGAGTTCAACCCCGGCGTCGAGGTGCACGCGCAGATCGCGGAGAACCTCTACAACGGCGTGTCGCTCGTGCGGCCCTCGCCGATGCCGCGCTTGGAGGCGCTGATCCTCATCGTGTTGGGCTTCCTCGTCGTGCGCTTCGTGCCGAGGACGCGGGCGCAATACGGCTTCGCGATCGTCGTGGGCGGCATTGGGGCCACGCTCGCCGCGGGGCTGCTGTTGTTCGCGGAGTTCGGCATCCTCCTCGATCCGATCGTGCCCTCGCTGGGCGCGCTGGGCGCCTTCGGCATGATGCTCGTGGGCACGCTCGCGAACTCGGAGCGCCAGCGCCGGCAGCTTCGCGAGCAGGCCGCGCGCGTGGCGGGCGAGCTCGACGCGGCGAAGCGCATCCAGATGGGGTTGCTGCCCAACCCGGCGGAGACGCTCGCGTCGGAGCGGCGCGTGCTGGTCGCGGCATTGCTTGAACCCGCGCGCACGGTGGGCGGCGATTTCTACGACTGCTTCCTGATCGGTGATCGCTACCTCTTCTTCGTTGTCGCGGATGTGTCGGGCAAGGGCCTGCCCGCGGCGCTCTTCATGGCGAGCGTGAAGTCGCAGATCAAGAGCTCGGCGCTGCAGGGCGGAGAGGTCGGCGCGATGCTCACGCGCGCGCAGGACGAGATCGAGCGCGAGAATCCGGAGCAGCTCTTCGTGACGGCATTCGCGGGCCTCCTCGACCTCCACAGCGGGCGCCTGGAGTATGCGAACGCGGGACACGAGCCGCCGTATGCACGCCGCCCGCACTCGGCGCCCGAGCGCCTTGGAGAATCCGGCGGGCCGCCGCTGGGCGTGGTCGACGAGTTTCGCTTCCCGAGTGCCGAGCGCACGCTCGTTCCCGGCGAGTGGATCTGCGTGGTCACGGATGGCGCCACGGAGGCGATGAACCCGGAGCGCGCGTTCTTCGGCGTGGAGCGCCTGCGCACCGCGCTCGGATGGGTTCCCGACGACGTGACGCCCGAGGATGTGATCCGGCGCCTGCGCGACGACGTGCGCAAATTCGCCGACGGGGCCGAAGCGCCCGACGACCTCACGTTGCTGGCCCTGCAGTGGAAAGGAAATTAG
- a CDS encoding AbrB family transcriptional regulator — MERHRRTLRVLGALGICLAAGSLFAWLKTPIPWMIGPLLAMAIVQFAGASLAAPPFGREAGQTIVGVSLGLYFTAPVVHEVSTYGLWFVALGILAITAGGLSSLVIARVAKVDPATAWFSSMPGGAAEMAVMGERHGALPDRVALANAIRMLFVVTLVPAFITYAGFAGAADYTPITTPFDAGGFAILLAMGFGVGFAGKKAKIPNAYMLAPLLVTIGLTAAGVSLSSVPTPVTNIAQLLLACSLGVQFQRSFLREAPRFVAALVPAGALMLVLCVLIALGLSWGSGAYIGATLLAAAPGGIAEMSITAKVLKIGVPFVTAAHVCRYLVVILFSQTLFKLFRKHGLK; from the coding sequence GTGGAACGACATCGGCGGACCCTCCGGGTGCTGGGCGCGCTGGGGATCTGCCTCGCGGCCGGCTCCCTGTTCGCGTGGCTCAAGACTCCCATCCCCTGGATGATCGGGCCGCTGCTGGCGATGGCGATCGTGCAGTTCGCCGGCGCCTCGCTCGCGGCGCCGCCTTTCGGCCGCGAGGCCGGCCAGACCATCGTCGGCGTCTCGCTCGGCCTCTACTTCACGGCTCCGGTGGTGCACGAAGTCTCGACGTACGGCCTCTGGTTCGTGGCGTTGGGGATTCTCGCGATCACCGCCGGCGGCCTCTCCTCGCTCGTGATCGCGCGCGTGGCGAAGGTCGATCCCGCGACCGCCTGGTTCTCGAGCATGCCGGGCGGAGCCGCCGAGATGGCGGTGATGGGCGAGCGGCACGGCGCACTGCCCGACCGCGTGGCGCTGGCCAACGCGATCCGCATGCTCTTCGTCGTGACGCTCGTGCCCGCGTTCATCACCTACGCGGGCTTCGCCGGCGCCGCCGACTACACGCCGATCACCACGCCTTTCGACGCAGGGGGCTTCGCGATCCTGCTCGCCATGGGATTCGGCGTGGGTTTCGCCGGCAAGAAGGCGAAGATCCCGAACGCGTACATGCTGGCGCCGCTCCTGGTCACGATCGGGCTCACGGCGGCCGGAGTGTCGCTCTCTTCCGTGCCGACGCCGGTCACCAACATCGCGCAGCTCCTGCTCGCCTGCTCGCTCGGCGTGCAGTTCCAGCGCTCGTTCCTTCGCGAGGCGCCCCGCTTCGTGGCCGCCCTCGTCCCCGCGGGCGCGCTGATGCTGGTGCTCTGCGTTCTGATCGCGCTCGGGTTGTCCTGGGGCTCGGGGGCCTACATCGGTGCGACGCTGCTCGCCGCGGCGCCGGGCGGGATCGCGGAGATGTCGATCACCGCCAAGGTCCTCAAGATCGGCGTGCCCTTCGTCACCGCGGCCCACGTCTGCCGCTACCTGGTGGTGATCCTCTTCTCCCAGACGCTCTTCAAGCTCTTCCGCAAGCACGGCCTCAAATAA
- the araD gene encoding L-arabinonate dehydratase — MTDRKKKPEDLRSHRWLGAKDLRAFGHRSRVAGAGFTRADYAGKPVIAIINTWSDINPCHSHLRLRAEEVKRGVWQAGGFPVEIPAITLGETFQKPTTMMYRNLLAMETEEVLRSYPADGAILMGGCDKTTPALVMGALSMNLPALFVPAGPMLRGDFQGKFLGSGSDTWKYWAELRAGNITEEDWQGVEDGIARSPGTCMTMGTASTMTSAMEALGLSLPGSTSIPAPDSRHAQMAENSGRRIVDMVWEDLKPSDIVNERSIDNAVITVLALGGSTNAVVHMIALARRAGVNLTLERFDALARKTPVLANIRPSGKFLMEDFFYAGGLRALMKSLGDLIDTKALTATGKSIAENIATAKTFNDDVIRPRSNPLVEKDGLAVLFGTLAPGGAVIKPAAMEQHLIKHTGKAVVFSSYDDMNDRIDDPALEVDATSVIVLQGAGPQGAPGMPEWGQLPIPKKLLQQGVRDMVRLSDARMSGTSYGACVLHVTPESHVGGPLALVRDGDLISLDIPARKIDLLVEPAELEKRRKAWQPPAPKYTRGYGTLYLKHVTQADQGCDFDFLEDNGAKTPDPEIH; from the coding sequence GTGACTGACCGCAAGAAGAAGCCGGAAGACCTCCGCAGCCACCGCTGGCTCGGAGCCAAGGACCTGCGCGCCTTCGGGCATCGCTCGCGCGTCGCGGGCGCGGGCTTCACGCGCGCCGACTACGCGGGCAAGCCCGTCATCGCCATCATCAACACGTGGAGCGACATCAACCCGTGCCACTCGCACCTGCGCCTGCGCGCGGAGGAGGTGAAGCGAGGCGTGTGGCAGGCGGGCGGTTTCCCCGTGGAGATTCCCGCGATCACGCTGGGCGAGACGTTCCAGAAGCCCACGACGATGATGTACCGCAACCTGCTCGCCATGGAGACGGAGGAAGTGCTCCGCTCGTATCCGGCGGACGGCGCCATCCTCATGGGCGGTTGCGACAAGACCACGCCCGCGCTCGTGATGGGCGCGCTCTCGATGAATCTCCCCGCGCTCTTCGTGCCCGCGGGCCCGATGCTGCGCGGCGACTTCCAGGGCAAGTTCCTCGGCAGCGGCAGCGACACGTGGAAGTACTGGGCGGAGCTGCGCGCCGGCAACATCACGGAAGAAGACTGGCAGGGCGTGGAGGATGGCATCGCGCGCTCACCGGGCACCTGCATGACGATGGGCACGGCCTCGACGATGACTTCCGCGATGGAAGCGCTCGGCCTCTCGCTCCCCGGGTCCACGTCGATCCCCGCGCCCGATTCGCGCCACGCCCAGATGGCCGAGAACTCGGGCCGGCGCATCGTGGACATGGTGTGGGAAGACCTGAAGCCCTCCGACATCGTGAACGAGCGCTCGATCGACAACGCGGTGATCACCGTGCTGGCGCTCGGCGGCTCCACGAATGCCGTCGTGCACATGATCGCGCTCGCGCGCCGCGCCGGCGTGAACCTCACGCTGGAACGCTTCGATGCACTGGCCCGCAAGACGCCGGTGCTCGCCAACATCCGCCCCTCGGGCAAGTTCCTGATGGAAGATTTCTTCTACGCGGGCGGATTGCGCGCCCTTATGAAGTCGCTGGGTGACTTGATCGACACGAAGGCGCTCACCGCCACCGGCAAGTCGATCGCCGAGAACATAGCCACCGCGAAGACCTTCAACGACGACGTGATCCGCCCCCGCTCCAACCCGCTGGTGGAAAAGGACGGGCTCGCCGTCCTCTTCGGCACGCTCGCCCCGGGCGGCGCCGTCATCAAGCCGGCCGCGATGGAGCAGCACCTCATCAAGCACACCGGCAAGGCGGTCGTCTTCTCGAGCTACGACGACATGAACGACCGCATCGACGATCCCGCGCTCGAAGTGGACGCGACCTCCGTCATCGTGCTGCAAGGCGCCGGCCCGCAGGGCGCGCCGGGCATGCCCGAGTGGGGCCAGCTCCCGATCCCGAAGAAGCTCCTGCAGCAGGGCGTGCGCGACATGGTGCGCCTCTCCGATGCGCGCATGAGCGGCACCAGCTACGGCGCCTGCGTGCTGCACGTGACGCCCGAGTCGCACGTCGGCGGGCCGCTCGCGTTGGTTCGCGATGGCGATCTCATCTCGCTCGACATCCCCGCCCGCAAGATCGACCTGCTGGTCGAGCCCGCGGAGCTGGAAAAGCGCCGCAAGGCCTGGCAGCCGCCGGCGCCGAAGTACACGCGCGGTTACGGCACGCTGTATCTCAAGCACGTCACGCAGGCCGATCAAGGTTGCGACTTCGATTTCCTGGAAGACAACGGCGCGAAGACGCCGGACCCCGAGATTCATTAG
- a CDS encoding LacI family DNA-binding transcriptional regulator: MNARRPPVRRPRKGGGAMTLDDVARLAKVSPITVSRALNNPSQLSPETLERVQKAVERTGYVPNRLAGGLASARSRLVVAIVPTVAGLVFLETVQALTDALAAGGYDVVLGQSGYDGRREDDLLDAVIGRRPDGVVLTGVMHSPHGRKRLAAAGIPVVETWDLTPTPIDMLVGFSHEKVGVAAADYLVSRGVKRPAIISADDYRAGLRREGFAKQCEKLLGVVPPARLVKAPTTIGRGRRGLAALLERWPDIDAVFCSSDVLAQGVLIECHARGIDVPGELKVFGFGDLDFAADLHPALSTVRIDGTAIGRTAARFVIDRVEGRPIDAPIVDLGFTVVPRASA; this comes from the coding sequence ATGAACGCCCGCCGCCCTCCCGTTCGACGCCCTCGCAAGGGCGGTGGCGCCATGACGCTCGATGACGTGGCGCGTCTGGCGAAGGTCTCGCCGATCACCGTTTCGCGAGCGCTGAACAACCCGTCGCAACTCTCGCCGGAGACCCTGGAGCGGGTGCAGAAAGCGGTCGAGCGGACCGGGTACGTCCCCAACCGGCTGGCGGGCGGGCTCGCCTCGGCGCGCAGCCGCCTGGTGGTCGCGATCGTGCCGACCGTCGCCGGTCTCGTGTTCCTGGAAACGGTGCAGGCACTCACCGACGCGCTCGCCGCGGGCGGCTATGACGTGGTGCTGGGCCAGAGCGGCTACGACGGCCGGCGCGAGGACGACCTGCTCGACGCCGTGATCGGCCGGCGCCCCGACGGCGTCGTGCTGACCGGCGTGATGCATTCGCCGCACGGCCGCAAGCGCCTCGCCGCCGCCGGAATTCCCGTCGTCGAGACCTGGGACCTCACGCCCACGCCCATCGACATGCTGGTGGGTTTCTCCCATGAGAAAGTGGGCGTGGCAGCCGCGGACTACCTCGTCTCGCGCGGCGTGAAACGCCCCGCGATCATCTCCGCGGACGACTATCGGGCGGGCCTGCGTCGCGAGGGCTTCGCGAAGCAGTGCGAAAAGCTCCTGGGTGTCGTGCCGCCGGCGCGCCTCGTGAAGGCGCCCACGACCATCGGCCGCGGACGGCGTGGATTGGCAGCGCTGCTCGAACGCTGGCCCGACATCGACGCCGTCTTCTGCAGCTCCGACGTGCTCGCCCAGGGCGTGCTGATCGAATGCCACGCCCGCGGCATCGACGTGCCCGGCGAGCTCAAGGTCTTCGGCTTCGGGGACCTCGATTTCGCCGCCGACCTGCACCCCGCACTTTCGACCGTACGCATCGACGGAACCGCCATCGGGCGCACCGCCGCCCGGTTCGTGATCGACCGGGTCGAAGGCCGCCCGATCGACGCCCCGATCGTGGACCTGGGCTTCACCGTCGTCCCCCGCGCCAGCGCCTGA
- a CDS encoding Bug family tripartite tricarboxylate transporter substrate binding protein — protein sequence MKLLHKVLAAFAACASLAATAQYPTRPITIVVPFTPGGSSDITARTFGNKLSEILGQPIIIDNKPGANGGIGGTFVAKQPADGYTLFVGSIGVFAINPVLYKDLGYDPKKDYDLISVLVRTPNALVTSASFPPNTLAEFIDYLKKNPGKVSFASSGTGSSDHLTAALFWQKTGTTGIHIPYKGGSAAHLDIIAGNSNASFQNLGSITQHVKGGKMKLLAVTSDKRDPSVPNVPTLAEAGVPGLEVFSWQAIVAPKGLPKDVSDKIVGAVLQAAKDPGVVKKLNDIGFEVVGGTPAEFSKFLDSELARWKGVIDAGGIKQSD from the coding sequence ATGAAGCTGCTGCACAAAGTGCTGGCCGCCTTCGCGGCCTGCGCATCCCTCGCCGCGACCGCGCAATATCCCACTCGCCCCATCACGATCGTCGTCCCCTTCACGCCGGGCGGATCGTCGGACATCACCGCGCGCACCTTCGGCAACAAGCTCTCCGAAATCCTCGGCCAGCCGATCATCATCGACAACAAGCCGGGCGCCAACGGCGGCATCGGCGGCACGTTCGTCGCGAAGCAGCCCGCGGACGGCTACACGCTGTTCGTCGGATCCATCGGCGTCTTCGCGATCAACCCGGTCCTCTACAAGGACCTGGGCTACGACCCGAAGAAGGACTACGACCTCATCTCCGTGCTGGTGCGCACGCCCAACGCGCTCGTGACCTCGGCCAGCTTCCCGCCGAACACCCTCGCGGAGTTCATCGACTACCTGAAGAAGAATCCCGGCAAGGTGAGCTTCGCCTCCTCGGGCACGGGCTCGTCGGACCACCTCACCGCGGCGCTCTTCTGGCAGAAGACGGGCACCACCGGCATCCACATCCCGTACAAGGGCGGCAGCGCGGCCCACCTCGACATCATCGCGGGCAACTCGAACGCGTCGTTCCAGAACCTCGGCTCGATCACGCAGCACGTGAAGGGCGGCAAGATGAAGCTGCTCGCCGTCACGTCGGACAAGCGCGACCCGTCGGTGCCCAACGTACCCACGCTCGCGGAAGCCGGCGTACCCGGCCTCGAGGTCTTCTCGTGGCAGGCGATCGTCGCACCGAAGGGCCTTCCCAAAGACGTCTCGGACAAGATCGTCGGCGCCGTGCTGCAGGCCGCGAAGGATCCGGGCGTGGTGAAGAAGCTGAACGACATCGGCTTCGAGGTCGTCGGCGGCACGCCCGCCGAGTTCTCGAAGTTCCTCGACTCGGAGCTCGCGCGCTGGAAGGGCGTCATCGACGCGGGCGGGATCAAGCAAAGTGACTGA
- a CDS encoding dihydrodipicolinate synthase family protein, which translates to MKTSPVTPADLSASVLSVPPLARNADLRVNPDANRALIRHLEAGGVRTLMYGGNANFYNIGTGEYAVIVDSLAEAAGKDTWVIPSVGPDYGKAMDQAAILRDRKFPTAMVLPLPQGYPCTDAGAAKGIRRIAEAFGKPVIVYVKAEGYISPETTAALLNDGTACAVKYAIVRNDPAKDDFLAKLVTLTDRSKIISGIGERPAIVHLRDFGLKGFTSGSVCVAPRGSMRLLELLKAQRYDEAEKVRAAYIPLEDARDEYSPIRVLHEAVTLAGIADMGPMLPMLSNLDSQHHARVKEAASKLLAHDRALTAELAAA; encoded by the coding sequence ATGAAAACCTCCCCCGTCACCCCTGCCGACCTCTCCGCCTCGGTGCTCTCCGTTCCGCCCCTGGCCCGCAACGCCGACCTCCGCGTGAACCCGGATGCCAACCGCGCCCTGATCCGCCACCTCGAAGCCGGCGGCGTGCGCACGCTCATGTACGGCGGCAACGCGAACTTCTACAACATCGGCACGGGCGAATACGCCGTGATCGTGGATTCCCTCGCCGAAGCCGCGGGCAAGGACACGTGGGTGATCCCCTCGGTCGGCCCCGACTACGGCAAGGCCATGGACCAGGCCGCGATCCTGCGCGACCGCAAATTCCCCACCGCCATGGTCCTGCCGCTGCCGCAGGGCTATCCGTGCACCGACGCGGGCGCCGCGAAAGGCATCCGCCGCATCGCCGAAGCGTTCGGCAAGCCGGTCATCGTCTACGTGAAGGCCGAGGGCTACATCTCGCCCGAGACCACGGCCGCGCTGCTGAACGACGGCACCGCCTGCGCCGTGAAGTACGCCATCGTCCGCAACGATCCGGCGAAGGACGACTTCCTCGCCAAGCTGGTCACCCTCACCGACCGCTCGAAGATCATCAGCGGCATCGGCGAGCGCCCGGCCATCGTCCACCTGCGCGACTTCGGCCTGAAAGGCTTCACCTCCGGCTCGGTGTGCGTGGCCCCGCGCGGTTCGATGCGCCTGCTGGAGCTGCTGAAGGCCCAGCGCTACGACGAAGCCGAGAAGGTCCGCGCCGCCTACATCCCGCTCGAGGATGCGCGCGACGAATACTCGCCGATCCGCGTGCTGCACGAGGCGGTCACGCTGGCCGGCATCGCCGACATGGGCCCGATGCTCCCCATGCTCTCCAATCTCGATTCGCAACACCACGCGCGCGTGAAAGAGGCAGCCTCGAAGCTGCTCGCACACGACCGCGCGCTCACGGCCGAGCTGGCCGCCGCCTAA
- a CDS encoding STAS domain-containing protein, producing MTVSPRRYANAVVLSVAGRLDQDTCDDFRLELMKHVEQTARDGGAIVLDLGGLEYVSSAGLRCFMLASRQAKSQHGRILVASLQPMVAEIFEISHFNLVFQVLPTVREALGATSSDALAAYEKA from the coding sequence ATGACCGTCTCTCCCCGGCGTTACGCGAACGCGGTGGTCCTGTCCGTGGCCGGCAGGCTCGACCAGGACACCTGCGACGACTTTCGCCTGGAACTCATGAAGCACGTTGAACAGACCGCGCGTGACGGCGGCGCGATCGTGCTCGATCTCGGCGGCCTCGAGTACGTGTCTTCCGCGGGCCTTCGCTGCTTCATGCTCGCCTCGCGCCAGGCCAAGTCGCAGCACGGCCGCATCCTCGTCGCCTCGCTGCAGCCGATGGTCGCGGAGATCTTCGAGATCAGCCACTTCAACCTCGTGTTCCAGGTCCTGCCGACGGTCCGCGAGGCCCTGGGCGCCACCTCATCCGACGCGCTCGCCGCGTACGAGAAAGCGTAG
- a CDS encoding MBL fold metallo-hydrolase → MRIRFWGTRGSIPVALTSVDIRDKLALALLEASGRRFDSYEEAHDFASSELDFSVTNTFGGHTPCVEIEADSEEYFVCDMGSGARPFGVHVLAKQARRPATVNVFMSHVHWDHIMGFPFFGPAYVPNTKIRIHGCHDVLEQAFRLQQAAPCFPVDFSQLAANIEFVKLEPDKPNLVSGLTVIPHLQLHSGDSYGYRFEKDGKSVVYSTDSEHKLENRAEAEGFAAFFKEADVVIFDAMYALAEAISVKADWGHSSNIVGVELCQMARAKHLVLFHHEPANDDATLESLLKEARRFEELTRSDHALKVSASYDGLELDV, encoded by the coding sequence ATGCGCATCCGCTTCTGGGGTACGCGGGGCTCGATCCCCGTGGCCCTCACCTCCGTGGACATCCGCGACAAGCTCGCCCTCGCACTCCTCGAGGCGTCGGGCCGCCGCTTCGATTCCTACGAGGAAGCGCACGACTTCGCCAGCTCCGAGCTCGACTTCTCCGTCACCAACACGTTCGGCGGCCACACGCCCTGCGTGGAGATCGAGGCGGACAGCGAGGAATACTTCGTCTGCGACATGGGCAGCGGAGCGCGTCCCTTCGGCGTGCACGTCCTCGCCAAGCAGGCACGCCGCCCCGCCACGGTCAACGTCTTCATGTCCCACGTGCACTGGGACCACATCATGGGCTTCCCCTTCTTCGGGCCGGCCTATGTCCCGAACACGAAGATCCGCATCCACGGCTGCCATGACGTGCTGGAGCAGGCGTTTCGCCTCCAGCAGGCCGCTCCGTGCTTCCCGGTGGACTTCTCGCAGCTCGCCGCGAACATCGAGTTCGTGAAGCTCGAGCCCGACAAGCCCAACCTCGTCTCCGGCCTCACCGTCATCCCGCACCTGCAGCTGCATTCCGGCGATTCGTACGGCTATCGCTTCGAGAAGGACGGCAAGAGCGTCGTGTACTCGACCGATTCCGAGCACAAGCTCGAGAACCGCGCCGAGGCCGAGGGCTTCGCCGCGTTCTTCAAGGAAGCCGACGTGGTGATCTTCGATGCGATGTATGCGCTCGCCGAAGCGATCAGCGTGAAGGCCGACTGGGGCCACTCGTCCAACATCGTCGGCGTGGAGCTCTGCCAGATGGCGCGCGCCAAGCACCTCGTGCTCTTCCACCACGAGCCCGCGAACGACGACGCCACGCTGGAATCGCTGCTGAAGGAGGCGCGCCGCTTCGAGGAGCTCACGAGGAGCGACCACGCGCTGAAGGTCTCCGCTTCCTACGACGGCCTGGAGCTCGACGTCTGA